One genomic segment of Elgaria multicarinata webbii isolate HBS135686 ecotype San Diego chromosome 21, rElgMul1.1.pri, whole genome shotgun sequence includes these proteins:
- the METTL25B gene encoding methyltransferase-like protein 25B produces MAGFPLEEQKRWAANITRVLSLYGFITDAYIIEFFTDNLWGSLPHSWQAALADLSSPQLAALLLENGGSTEVSYSSVWPLSLLAFRATAHSLAFPRRPSGQAGPSRGDRRPEEFRENPWQSSQLHPVFRKHVKPKKQHEIQKLGQVVKQLSDITGCRHVIDVGSGQGHLSRFLAFGLHLSVTAVEGDRRLVGEATKFDLELLQALEKERAKRPQTPNGISLQGPSHVVGWIDPRAPWQDFLRVLQPGEDEEGSPTVGSATPELSGTGGTLRSGFPRGDGEKAHLPRQGEEATARERDSGAEEIPAPLDPPAGRRQRLLLTGLHACGDLSVALLRQFVRCPHVVGLTSVACCYMKLTTEEASTLPGPGSLPQRPAEYGYPLSAWVSGLPGHRLSYKAREGACHALEDYALRLRHQSATLRTHGLRAVLETAIRAADPAKKRLGVQTVHKAHELPFEEYARLGLERLGMSPKVALDPARLEAMLARQHQVVAFFSLALLLAPLVETLILLDRMIYLQEEGFQCELLPLFDPTFSPRNLVLVAAKAELSSVLSGLAARNPEQALSWHQTDDAQVRPGPCLCPSAASEREPESSDAEGAKAVGHGAVGPSRAAAVDRAAPQNASEARGEVGPSG; encoded by the exons ATGGCCGGCTTTCCTCTGGAGGAGCAGAAACGCTGGGCGGCAAACATCACCCGCGTCCTCTCCCTGTACGGCTTCATCACGGACGCCTACATCATA GAGTTTTTCACAGATAACCtgtggggcagccttccccattccTGGCAAGCAGCCCTGGCTGACCTTTCGTCCCCACAGCTGGCTGCCCTCTTGCTGGAGAACGGAGGCTCCACGGAAGTCAG TTACAGCTCCGTGTGGCCGCTCTCCCTCCTGGCCTTCAGGGCCACCGCTCACTCCTTGGCCTTCCCTAGAAGACCCAGCGGCCAGGCGGGGCCCTCGCGGGGGGACAGGAGGCCAGAGGAGTTCCGGGAGAACCCGTGGCAGAGCTCCCAACTTCACCCCGTCTTCCGGAAGCACGTCAAGCCCAAGAAGCAGCATGAAATCCAGAAGCTCGGGCAG GTGGTGAAACAGCTGAGCGACATCACCGGGTGCCGCCATGTCATCGACGTGGGCTCTGGCCAG ggCCACCTCTCCCGCTTCCTGGCCTTCGGCCTCCATTTGTCGGTCACGGCTGTGGAAGGAGACCGCCGCCTTGTCGGAGAGGCCACCAAATTCGACCTAGAGCTGCTTCAGGCCCTGGAGAAAGAGCGAGCCAAGCGGCCGCAG ACCCCAAACGGCATCTCCCTCCAGGGGCCAAGCCATGTGGTGGGCTGGATCGACCCCAGGGCCCCGTGGCAAGACTTCCTGCGCGTGCTTCAGCCCGGGGAGGACGAGGAGGGTAGCCCCACGGTGGGCAGTGCTACACCGGAGCTCTCCGGGACAGGTGGAACCCTCCGCTCCGGCTTCCCTAGGGGGGATGGCGAGAAGGCCCACCTGCCCCGCCAGGGAGAAGAAGCCACGGCGAGAGAGCGGGACTCTGGGGCAGAGGAGATCCCAGCCCCCCTGGACCCCCCAGCTGGAAGGCGGCAGCGGCTGCTGCTCACAGGGCTGCACGCCTGCGGGGACCTGAGCGTGGCCCTCCTCCGGCAGTTTGTGCGCTGCCCCCACGTGGTGGGCCTCACTTCTGTGGCTTGCTGCTATATGAAGCTGACCACAGAGGAGGCCTCCACGCTGCCTGGCCCTGGCTCCCTCCCGCAGCGCCCTGCGGAGTACGGCTACCCCTTGAGCGCCTGGGTGTCCGGGCTGCCCGGCCACCGGCTCTCCTACAAGGCCCGGGAAGGGGCCTGCCACGCCCTCGAGGACTACGCCCTGCGGCTCCGGCACCAGAGCGCCACCTTGAGGACGCACGGCCTCCGTGCCGTGCTGGAGACGGCGATACGGGCCGCGGACCCAGCCAAGAAACGCCTCGGGGTGCAGACCGTCCACAAGGCCCACGAGCTGCCCTTtgaaga GTACGCCCGCCTGGGCCTGGAGCGTCTCGGGATGAGCCCCAAGGTGGCCCTGGACCCGGCTCGGCTGGAGGCCATGTTGGCCCGGCAGCACCAGGTGGTGGCCTTCTtcagcctggccctgctgctggctCCCCTGGTGGAGACCCTCATCCTGCTCGACCGGATGATCTACCTGCAGGAGGAAG gTTTCCAGTGTGAGCTGCTCCCACTGTTCGACCccaccttctcccccaggaatctTGTGCTGGTGGCGGCAAAGGCGGAGCTGAGCTCCGTGCTCTCAGGCTTGGCAGCGAGAAACCCCGAACAGGCGCTTTCCTGGCACCAAACCGACGATGCCCAGGTGAGGCCGGGGCCCTGCCTGTGCCCCTCCGCAGCTTCTGAAAGGGAGCCGGAGAGCAGCGACGCAGAGGGGGCAAAAGCCGTGGGACACGGGGCAGTCGGGCCCAGCAGGGCGGCCGCCGTAGACAGAGCCGCTCCTCAAAACGCAAGCGAGGCTAGGGGCGAAGTCGGGCCTTCGGGGTAA
- the MRPL24 gene encoding large ribosomal subunit protein uL24m — protein sequence MRLSLLLAMAEKVALPRGYRYGMNKPGSVADKIKNYPGIRRKRVVVEPIREEDWKVFQGDTVQILSGRKDVGKQGMVSQVIRERNWVVLEGLNVHYRYVGKTSTYRGTFVPSEAPLLVGQVALIDPTDRQPTEVEWRYTEEGERVRVSLRTGRIIPKPLEQREDGIIPEQWIDGLKDTSVEEALEKTYVPSLKTFQEEIMELKGIVETRTFRKSYWY from the exons ATGAGGCTGTCCCTCCTCCTCGCCATGGCGGAGAAAGTCGCGCTCCCGCGGGGCTACCGCTACGGCATGAACAAGCCCGGGTCGGTAGCCGACAAGATCAAGAACTACCCCGGCATCCGGCGCAAGAGGGTGGTTGTGGAGCCCATCCGTGAAGAGGACTGGAAGGTCTTCCAGGGCGACACG GTCCAGATCCTATCGGGGAGGAAAGACGTCGGCAAACAAGGGATGGTGTCTCAAGTCATCAGGGAGCGGAACTGGGTTGTCCTGGAAGGCCTGAACGtg CATTACCGCTACGTGGGTAAAACCAGCACCTACCGCGGGACGTTTGTGCCCAGCGAAGCACCGCTGTTGGTGGGGCAGGTGGCCCTGATCGACCCAACCGACAG GCAGCCCACAGAGGTGGAGTGGCGCTACACGGAAGAGGGGGAGCGAGTGCGCGTCTCCCTCAGGACCGGCAGGATCATCCCCAAGCCGCTTGAGCAGAGGGAGGACGGCATTATTCCGGAACAGTGGATAG ATGGCCTCAAGGACACATCTGTGGAGGAGGCCCTGGAGAAGACCTATGTCCCCTCTCTGAAGACGTTCCAAGAGGAAATCATGGAGCTGAAGGGAATTGTAGAGACGCGAACCTTCAGGAAGTCCTACTGGTACTAA
- the ISG20L2 gene encoding interferon-stimulated 20 kDa exonuclease-like 2, whose translation MPLPPHGNGGCPEGTMSDLMINLETAVLQPCAKKGSEGSKRHQRFVQRRHFLERKGFLKQKQLPVQPSLPKRDASRGRPGLEEEGGKKRPKVGKPLAASGRAGGAPPREDGAAHRPEAQPKQNASRGSSSQAAPPAGAPPAASSKTGSSLPGRNGTLANCSSWRDVPRVSLLSEYESGLPSAPAPGKCSKAVAIDCEMVGTGPGGRTSDLARCSVVSYDGDVVYDKYVRPLSPITNYRTRWSGIRRHHMKNAVPFKVAQKEILKLLCGKVVVGHAIHNDFKALKYFHPKYLTRDTSKIPLLNRKAGFPENEAASLKRLTKQLLHRDIQVGQNGHSSVEDARATMELYKVIEAEWERHLATSPAQD comes from the exons ATGCCGTTGCCTCCTCATGGTAACGGGGGGTGTCCAGAGGGCACCATGTCGGATCTCATGATCAACCTGGAGACGGCAGTCCTTCAGCCCTGTGCCAAAAAGGGCTCCGAGGGCAGCAAGAGGCACCAGCGCTTTGTCCAGCGACGCCACTTCCTGGAGAGGAAAGGCTTCTTGAAGCAGAAGCAGTTGCCGGTGCAGCCGTCCCTGCCCAAGCGGGATGCCTCCCGCGGGCGCCcagggctggaggaggaggggggcaagAAGAGGCCGAAGGTGGGCAAGCCCCTGGCTGCCAGTGGCCGGGCTGGTGGCGCGCCTCCGCGGGAAGATGGGGCAGCCCACCGGCCGGAAGCCCAGCCCAAGCAGAACGCCAGCCGGGGTTCAAGCTCCCAGGCTGCCCCCCCTGCTGGGGCCCCCCCTGCTGCATCGAGTAAAACGGGGAGCAGCTTGCCGGGGCGGAACGGGACCCTGGCAAACTGCAGCAGCTGGAGGGACGTTCCCAGGGTCAGCTTGCTGAGTGAATACGAGAGCGGCCTGCCCTCGGCCCCGGCCCCGGGCAAGTGCAGCAAAGCGGTGGCCATCGACTGTGAGATGGTGGGCACGGGGCCTGGCGGGCGGACCAGCGACCTGGCCCGGTGCAGCGTGGTCAGCTATGACGGCGACGTGGTCTACGACAAATACGTCCGGCCCCTCAGCCCCATCACCAATTACCGGACCCGGTGGAGCGGCATCCGGAGGCATCATATGAAGAACGCGGTCCCCTTCAAGGTGGCCCAGAAGGAG ATTCTGAAGCTCCTTTgtgggaaggtggtggtgggccaCGCCATCCACAACGACTTCAAGGCCCTCAAGTACTTCCACCCCAAGTACTTGACCAGGGACACGTCCAAGATCCCTCTGCTCAATCGCAAGGCCGGCTTCCCGGAGAACGAGGCGGCCTCCCTGAAGCGCCTCACCAAGCAGCTCCTCCACAGAGACATCCAG gtgGGCCAGAACGGCCACTCCTCAGTCGAAGACGCCCGCGCCACCATGGAGCTGTACAAGGTGATCGAGGCGGAGTGGGAGAGGCACCTGGCCACCTCCCCAGCTCAGGACTGA